A genome region from Nicotiana tabacum cultivar K326 chromosome 13, ASM71507v2, whole genome shotgun sequence includes the following:
- the LOC107825023 gene encoding acyltransferase GLAUCE-like, whose amino-acid sequence MGTLYQPLESTIQELKVTIQDTSLVFPSEETQKKPMFLSNIDQVLNFDVQTLHFFPANSEFPPEIVKEKLRNALSKVLVPYDFLAGRLKMNHQIGRLEIDCNAEGAVFVVASSELTLKEIGDLVYPNPGFRQLITQSIDLLEKDDKPLCIIQVTSFKCGGFAMGTSTNHITFDGTSYKIFLQNLASQAFGDDKPLAIVPCNDRSLLAARSPPRVDFPHPELLKLEVPIGEELNPTVFETLEEELVFKIFKLNSSDISSLKDKAKDENAPHAKVTSFNVVTAYVWKCKALSFDVENNSERISTVLFAVDIRPRLNPPLPKSYTGNAVLTSYASATCHELEEWPFCKIVAMVSKGAMRMTDEYARSAIDWGEFYKGFPNGEFLISSWWRLGFSEVEYPWGKPKYSCPVVSHRKDIILLFPNIDDGITSSSNDGVNILVALPIKQMEKFESYFNKFLLA is encoded by the exons ATGGGAACTCTTTATCAACCCCTCGAATCAACTATTCAAGAACTTAAGGTCACAATTCAAGACACAAGCTTAGTTTTTCCTTCAGAAGAAACTCAGAAAAAACCTATGTTTTTATCAAATATTGATCAAGTCCTCAATTTTGATGTCCAAACGTTGCATTTTTTTCCTGCCAATTCTGAATTTCCACCAGAAATTGTGAAAGAAAAACTCCGAAACGCGTTATCGAAAGTACTAGTTCCATATGATTTTTTGGCTGGGAGGCTTAAGATGAATCACCAAATTGGAAGGTTGGAAATAGATTGTAATGCAGAAGGGGCTGTATTTGTTGTAGCTTCAAGTGAATTAACATTAAAAGAAATTGGTGATTTGGTTTATCCTAATCCTGGATTTAGACAACTTATAACTCAGAGTATTGATCTCTTGGAAAAAGATGATAAACCACTTTGCATTATCCAG GTGACATCATTTAAGTGTGGTGGTTTTGCTATGGGCACATCAACAAATCACATAACCTTTGATGGAACAAGCTACAAGATTTTCTTACAAAACTTAGCTTCTCAAGCATTTGGTGATGACAAGCCCTTAGCTATTGTCCCATGCAATGATCGTTCTCTTTTAGCCGCTCGATCACCACCACGTGTCGATTTCCCACATCCTGAATTACTCAAATTGGAAGTCCCTATAGGTGAAGAACTAAATCCTACAGTATTTGAAACCCTAGAAGAAGAGCTTGTgttcaaaatatttaagcttaATTCAAGTGACATTAGTTCATTGAAGGACAAGGCAAAAGACGAAAATGCCCCTCATGCAAAAGTTACAAGTTTTAATGTGGTAACTGCTTATGTATGGAAATGCAAGGCATTATCTTTTGATGTTGAGAACAATTCAGAGAGAATTTCCACTGTTTTATTTGCTGTTGATATAAGGCCAAGGCTAAATCCACCATTACCAAAATCATACACTGGAAATGCTGTTTTGACTTCCTATGCTTCCGCCACGTGTCACGAGCTCGAAGAATGGCCATTTTGTAAAATTGTGGCTATGGTATCAAAAGGGGCTATGAGAATGACTGATGAATATGCTAGAAGTGCAATAGATTGGGGAGAATTTTATAAGGGATTTCCAAATGGAgaatttttaatttcttcttGGTGGAGATTAGGGTTTTCTGAAGTGGAATACCCTTGGGGAAAACCTAAGTATAGTTGTCCAGTGGTTAGCCATAGAAAAGATATTATTTTGTTGTTCCCTAATATTGATGATGGTATTACAAGCAGCAGCAATGATGGGGTCAATATTTTGGTTGCTCTTCCTATCAAACAGATGGAGAAATTTGAATCCTATTTTAATAAGTTTTTGTTGGCTTAA
- the LOC107825024 gene encoding protein VERNALIZATION 3-like translates to MKMARGRDTLVLGRVIGDVLDPFTRSIDLRVVYNSREVINGCDFRPSQVIHQPRIEIGGADACNFYTLVMVDPDAPTPTNPNMREYLHWLVTDIPATTGVNFGNEVVSYESPRPTIGIHRFVFVLFLQLRRENNVYAPQSRQNFNTRDFAQLHNLGLPTAAVYFNGQRENGTGGRRL, encoded by the exons ATGAAAATGGCAAGAGGAAGAGACACATTGGTACTTGGTAGAGTGATTGGAGATGTTTTGGATCCATTTACAAGATCTATTGACCTAAGAGTGGTTTACAACAGTAGAGAGGTTATTAATGGCTGTGACTTTAGGCCTTCTCAGGTTATTCACCAGCCTAGGATTGAGATTGGAGGGGCGGATGCTTGCAACTTTTACACTCTG GTTATGGTGGATCCTGATGCTCCGACCCCAACCAACCCAAACATGAGAGAGTATTTGCACTG GTTGGTCACTGATATCCCAGCAACTACAGGAGTAAACTTCG GCAATGAAGTGGTATCCTATGAGAGCCCAAGGCCTACAATAGGAATACATCGGTTTGTTTTCGTGCTATTTCTGCAATTACGTCGAGAAAATAATGTCTATGCTCCTCAAAGTCGTCAGAATTTCAACACAAGAGATTTTGCACAGCTTCATAATCTTGGCTTACCTACTGCTGCTGTTTACTTTAATGGCCAAAGGGAAAATGGCACTGGTGGCCGTCGACTATAA